The following are encoded together in the Novipirellula caenicola genome:
- a CDS encoding DUF669 domain-containing protein encodes MANLQGFDANTVEPADDLEPIPAGKYVAVITDSELKPTKAGTGNYLQLTFQIVEGEYANRLLWVRLNLDNPNATAVEIARRELSAICRSVGVLMPTDSADLHNLPCVIHVRVKRRNDTGELQNEVKGYSKVGATAETKPAAKISGTEAPWKR; translated from the coding sequence ATGGCAAACCTGCAAGGCTTTGATGCCAACACCGTCGAACCTGCCGACGATCTCGAACCGATCCCCGCCGGCAAATACGTGGCCGTCATCACTGACAGCGAACTGAAGCCGACCAAAGCGGGGACCGGTAACTACCTTCAATTGACGTTTCAGATCGTGGAGGGTGAGTACGCAAACCGTCTTCTCTGGGTGCGACTCAACCTCGACAACCCCAACGCGACCGCGGTGGAAATCGCCCGGCGGGAGTTGTCTGCGATCTGTCGGTCGGTCGGCGTCTTGATGCCTACCGACTCGGCCGACCTACATAACTTGCCGTGTGTGATTCACGTGCGAGTGAAGCGACGCAACGACACTGGCGAGTTGCAGAACGAAGTGAAGGGGTATTCGAAGGTCGGCGCGACCGCGGAGACGAAACCAGCCGCCAAGATCAGCGGCACGGAGGCCCCTTGGAAGCGATAG
- a CDS encoding ATP-binding protein, producing MTNLLETIQSGRQSKPPRVLLYGVEGIGKSTFGSEAPKPIFIQTEDGLDEIDCDRFPLATKFDDVIAALKTLVGEKHDYESVVIDSLDWLERLVWDKLCQQYAVESIEKVDGGYARGYMHALSLWREVLDQLGVLRSRGMVIVMIAHSKVERFEDPESSPYDRYSPRLHKHAAALVKEWCDAVLFATRKMRTQSEDGGFNRKRTIAHAIGKEGGERVIRAYGSPTCVAKNRYGIAEELPLSWDAFVTAMSAN from the coding sequence ATGACCAACTTACTTGAAACCATCCAATCTGGCCGTCAATCGAAGCCGCCACGTGTCTTACTGTACGGGGTCGAAGGCATCGGTAAGTCAACGTTTGGCAGCGAAGCTCCAAAGCCGATCTTTATTCAAACGGAAGACGGTCTGGATGAAATCGACTGTGATCGTTTCCCACTTGCGACCAAGTTCGATGACGTCATCGCTGCACTAAAAACGCTTGTGGGCGAGAAGCACGACTACGAGTCTGTCGTGATTGACTCTCTCGATTGGCTAGAGCGTCTCGTCTGGGACAAACTGTGCCAACAGTATGCCGTCGAGTCGATCGAGAAGGTCGACGGCGGGTACGCTCGCGGTTACATGCACGCCCTCTCTCTGTGGCGTGAAGTGCTCGATCAGCTTGGCGTGCTGCGTTCGCGAGGCATGGTGATCGTGATGATCGCTCACTCCAAGGTCGAACGGTTCGAGGACCCTGAGTCATCGCCGTACGACCGCTACTCGCCGCGGTTGCACAAGCATGCTGCCGCACTCGTGAAGGAGTGGTGCGACGCCGTTTTGTTTGCGACTCGCAAAATGCGAACGCAGAGCGAAGACGGCGGTTTCAACCGTAAACGCACGATCGCTCATGCCATCGGCAAAGAAGGCGGCGAACGAGTGATTCGGGCGTACGGATCGCCAACCTGTGTCGCCAAAAACCGTTACGGCATCGCCGAAGAATTGCCGCTCTCCTGGGACGCTTTCGTCACCGCCATGTCGGCTAACTAA